One part of the Pristis pectinata isolate sPriPec2 chromosome 15, sPriPec2.1.pri, whole genome shotgun sequence genome encodes these proteins:
- the ascl1a gene encoding achaete-scute homolog 1a, whose product MPNMGSTVRGAGKQQDQQLQPCEESACLYASAAPGEREVSPQRGQCQTLASAKLKRQRSCSPELLRCKRRLSFSGFGYSLPPQQPAAVARRNERERNRVKLVNLGFATLREHVPNGSANKKMSKVETLRSAVEYIRALQQLLDEHDAVSAAFQSGLLSPSLSTEMNSMAGSPVSSCSSDDASCDPLSAEEQELLDFTTWF is encoded by the coding sequence ATGCCCAACATGGGCAGCACTGTCAGGGGCGCTGGGAAGCAGCAGGACCAACAACTGCAGCCGTGCGAGGAGTCCGCCTGCCTTTACGCCTCTGCTGCGCCGGGCGAGCGGGAGGTGAGCCCGCAGCGGGGGCAATGCCAGACTCTGGCCTCGGCCAAGCTCAAGCGGCAGCGCTCGTGTTCCCCGGAGCTGCTGCGCTGCAAGAGGCGCCTGAGTTTCAGCGGCTTCGGCTACAGCCTGCCCCCGCAGCAGCCGGCCGCCGTGGCCCGGCGCAACGAGCGCGAAAGGAACCGGGTGAAGCTGGTGAACCTGGGCTTCGCCACCCTGCGGGAGCACGTCCCGAACGGCAGCGCGAACAAGAAGATGAGTAAAGTGGAGACGCTGCGCTCGGCCGTGGAGTACATCCGCGCTCTGCAGCAGCTGCTGGACGAGCACGACGCGGTGAGCGCCGCCTTCCAGTCCGGCCTCCTCTCCCCCAGCCTCTCCACCGAGATGAACTCTATGGCGGGCTCTCCCGTGTCCTCCTGCTCGTCCGACGACGCCTCCTGCGACCCGCTCAGCGCCGAGGAGCAAGAGCTGCTGGACTTTACCACCTGGTTCTGA